The proteins below are encoded in one region of Oncorhynchus clarkii lewisi isolate Uvic-CL-2024 unplaced genomic scaffold, UVic_Ocla_1.0 unplaced_contig_1137_pilon_pilon, whole genome shotgun sequence:
- the LOC139394638 gene encoding NLR family CARD domain-containing protein 3-like gives MSLSGEKEDRSTPPSICEKTEEEVTASGISFSGSEGALSHKRSFPTEQDTDRELKRAKTDRPVSPVPSCVSMKSDQSMGHPIFFSDGELSAGKSSISEENDQSMDHQPRVPTDDRVYPTEVQEKIKPYLKNRTCSLFEGIEDQGKTTPLNNIYTELYITQGGSGEVNNQNEVRQIETACSCQVEHETSIQLNDIFKPLPGQDKLIRTVLTRGVAGIGKTVSVLKFMLDWAEGKANQDIQIIFPLPFRDLNLMRDKNLSMMELLHHSFIETKQSEISENKNIVFVFDGLDECRLPLDFQNNKICCDVTESTSVDVLLTNLIEGNLLPSAHIWITTRPAAANQIPPECVDQVTEVRGFNDLQKEEYFRKRIGEEDLASRIISHIKTSRSLHIMCHIPVFCWISASVLERLLVEAESREIPKNLTQMYAHLMIFQSKLRSQKYPVKHANDSHWGKEMIQALGKLAFQQLEKGHLIFYEEDLRECGIDIKDASVYSGVCTQIFREESGLNQMKVYCFVHLSIQEFLAALYVFLMFTNNNNNLMAKERSLRNKNSLYEDAVDKALQFENGHLDLFLRFLLGLSHESNQHLLQGLLTPTGSSSQSNKETVKYIKEKIRKNLPLERCINLFHCLNELNDHSLVEEIQSYLRSGSLSKSKLSSGQWSALVFMLLTSEKLDVFDLKKYIRSDAALLKLLPVVRSSTTALLNECKLTKKSFEALASVLKSNSCCLRVLDMSGNKLQDSGVKLLSAGLEDPHCKLETLKLNDCNLTEKSCEVLASTLSSNTSSLRELDLGGNELQDSGVRFICAGLENPQSKLETLRLSGCSITEEGCASLASALRSNPSHLKELDLSGNAPGVSGVKLLSSVQEDPLYTGDTAVK, from the exons atgagtctctctggggagaagGAAGATAGAAGCACTCCTCCTAGTATCTGTGAAAAGACTGAAGAAGAAGTCACTGCTTCTGGAATTAGTTTCTCAGGGAGTGAGGGAGCGTTGTCCCATAAAAGGAGTTTTCCTACAGAACAGGACACTGACAGGGAACTTAAGAG GGCCAAGACAGACCGACCAGTCTCACCTGTACCTAGCTGTGTCTCCATGAAGAGTGACCAGTCTATGGGACATCCTATTTTCTTCAGTGATGGAGAATTATCCGCTGGGAAAAG CAGTATCTCTGAGGAGAATGACCAGTCAATGGATCACCAACCCAGAGTCCCTACTGATGACAGAGT GTACCCAACAGAAGTCCAGGAGAAAATTAAACCCTACTTGAAGAATAGGACATGTTCTTTATTTGAGGGCATTGAAGATCAAGGAAAAACGACACCTCTTAACAAcatctacacagagctctacatcacacAAGGTGGAAGTGGAGAGGTCAATAATCAGAATGAggtgagacagattgagacagcATGCAGTTGTCAAGTAGAACACGAGACATCAATCCAACTCAATGACATCTTCAAACCCTTACCTGGACAAGACAAGCTTATCAGAACAGTACTGACAAGGGGAGTtgctggcattggaaaaacagtgTCTGTGCTGAAGTTCATGttggactgggctgaaggaaaagcaaatcaAGACATCCAGATCATCTTTCCACTTCCTTTTCGGGATCTGAACTTGATGAGAGATAAAAATCTAAGTATGATGGAACTACTTCATCACTCCTTTATAGAAACAAAACAATCAGAAATCTcagaaaataaaaatattgtgtttgtttttgatggtctggatgaatGTCGCCTTCCTCTGGACTTCCAGAATAATAAgatctgctgtgatgtcacagagtcaacttcagtggatgttctgctgacaaaCCTCATCGAAGGgaatctgcttccctctgctcatATCTGGATAACCacccgacctgcagcagccaatcagatccctcctgagtgtgttgaccaggtgacagaggtacgagggttcaatgacctacagaaggaggagtacttcaggaagagaATCGGTGAGGaggacctggccagcagaatcatctcacacataaagacatcaaggagcctccacatcatgtgccacattccTGTGTTCTGTTGGATTTCAGCCAGTGTCCTAGAGAGACTATTGGTTGAAGCAGAGAGTCGAGAGATCCCCAAGAATCTGACTCAAATGTACGCTCACCTCATGATCTTCCAGTCAAAGCTGAGGAGTCAGAAATATCCTGTAAAGCATGCCAACGATTCTCACTGGGGTAAAGAGATGATTCAGGCACTGGGAAAGCTGGCTTTTCAACAGCTAGAAAAAGGCCATCTGATATTCTATGAGGAAGACCTGAGAGAGTGTGGCATTGACATCAAGGATGCGTCTGTGTACTCTGGAGTGTGCACTCAGATCTTCAGAGAAGAGTCTGGGCTTAACCAGATGAAGGTGTACTGCTTTGTACATCTGAGTATCCAGGAGTTTCTGGCTGCACTATATGTGTTCCTCATGTtcactaacaacaacaacaatctgATGGCTAAAGAGAGATCCCTCCGCAACAAAAACAGTCTATATGAAGATGCAGTGGACAAGGCCTTGCAGTTTGAAAATGGCCATctggaccttttcctccgcttccttctaGGCCTTTCACATGAGTCCAATCAGCATCTCCTACAAGGCCTACTGACACCAACAGGAAGCAGCTCACAGAGCAACAAGGAAACAGTCAAGTACATCAAGGAGAAGATCAGGAAGAACCTCCCCCTGGAGAGGTGtatcaatctgttccactgtctgaatgaactgaatgatcattctctagtggaggagatccaaagcTACCTGAGATCAGGAAGTCTCTCAAAATCTAAACTCTCATCTGGacagtggtcagctctggtcttCATGTTGCTGACCTCCGAGAagctggatgtgtttgacctgaagaaatacATCAGATCAGATGCGGCTCTTCTCAAACTTCTCCCAGTTGTCAGATCCTCTACAACAGCCCT GCTGAACGAATGTAAACTCACCAAGAAAAGCTTTGAGGCACTGGCTTCTGTTCTCAAATCAAACTCATGCTGTCTGAGAGTGCTGGACATGAGTGGCAATAAACtccaggattcaggagtgaagctgctctctgctggactggaggatccacactgtaaactggagacatTGAA GTTGAATGATTGCAACCTAACTGAGAAATCTTGTGAGGTGCTGGCTTCAACTCTCAGCTCAAACACCTCAAGTTTGAGAGAGCTAGACCTGGGAGGAAATGAACTCCAGGATTCAGGAGTGAGATTCATCTGTGCTGGACTTGAGAATCCACAAAGTAAATTGGAGACACTGAG GCTGTCAGGCTGCAGcatcacagaggaaggctgtgcttctctggcttcagctctgaggtcaaacccctcccACCTGAAGGAGCTGGACCTGAGTGGAAATGCTCCAGGAGTCTCTGGAGTAAAGCTGCTCTCTTCTGTACAAGAGGATCCCCTCTACACTGGAGACACTGCG GTTAAATGA